One segment of Primulina tabacum isolate GXHZ01 chromosome 14, ASM2559414v2, whole genome shotgun sequence DNA contains the following:
- the LOC142525016 gene encoding wound-induced protein 1-like: TLQFLYIIGSTPKSFSCTFLSLSLCIGSELASNQETPEDSRNKAVVAALYAALKTWDTEAIQKILAPDLEWWFHGPPSYQFLMRLLTGEHDSQFRFSPHRLSAFGPTVLAEGFDQSRSIAWVHAWTVADGIITQVREYFNTSLTVTRFGNTNAPTGALPLSCTSLWESNLPDWVGKAVPGLVLAI; encoded by the coding sequence ACCCTTCAATTTCTCTATATAATCGGTTCAACTCCCAAAtccttctcatgcaccttcctCTCTCTCTCACTCTGCATAGGAAGTGAACTGGCGTCGAATCAAGAAACTCCGGAGGATTCTAGAAACAAAGCGGTGGTCGCGGCCCTCTATGCCGCCTTGAAGACCTGGGACACGGAGGCAATCCAGAAGATCCTCGCCCCCGACCTCGAGTGGTGGTTCCATGGCCCGCCGTCATACCAGTTCTTGATGCGCCTCCTCACCGGGGAACATGACTCGCAGTTCCGGTTCTCGCCGCACCGCCTCTCCGCCTTCGGCCCCACCGTCCTGGCAGAAGGGTTCGACCAGTCCCGCTCCATTGCGTGGGTTCACGCTTGGACCGTGGCCGATGGGATAATCACCCAAGTGAGGGAGTACTTCAACACCTCGCTCACAGTCACCCGGTTCGGGAACACGAATGCACCGACCGGCGCCCTGCCGCTGAGTTGCACGTCCTTATGGGAGAGCAATCTTCCTGACTGGGTCGGGAAAGCCGTCCCAGGGCTTGTGCTTGCCATATGA